A stretch of the Candidatus Endomicrobium procryptotermitis genome encodes the following:
- a CDS encoding ABC transporter permease subunit has translation MKRYLKNKSLTIEKILSHGFSALIFIFLYAPIGIVILFSFNSSRRNIVFEDFTLKWYVEMFSNEALLDSFFTTLIIASASTLIAAVIGTLTAIAMFRYKFKGKTMIDALLYVPMVIPEIVLGISLLSSFALAHVPLGFISLIIAHATFSIPFVVFTVKARLSGFDRSLEEAAMDLGANRIRVLTGITIPVILPGIISGAALAFTLSIDDFIISFFTTGASTITFPLKVMESVRSGIRPDVYALSTLIMLATFSAVMITQILSYVKSKKEKPAY, from the coding sequence ATGAAACGGTATCTGAAGAACAAATCATTAACTATAGAGAAAATATTATCGCACGGGTTTAGCGCTCTTATTTTTATTTTTCTGTATGCGCCTATAGGAATCGTTATTTTGTTTTCTTTCAATTCTTCAAGGCGTAATATAGTTTTTGAAGATTTTACTTTAAAGTGGTATGTCGAAATGTTTTCCAATGAAGCTCTTTTAGATTCTTTTTTCACTACGCTTATCATAGCTTCAGCAAGCACGCTGATAGCGGCCGTCATAGGAACGCTTACGGCCATAGCGATGTTCAGATATAAATTTAAAGGAAAAACAATGATAGACGCTTTATTGTACGTGCCTATGGTAATTCCGGAAATAGTTTTAGGCATTTCTCTTTTGTCTTCATTTGCTTTGGCTCATGTTCCACTTGGTTTCATCAGCCTTATAATAGCTCACGCTACTTTCAGCATACCGTTTGTCGTATTTACTGTAAAAGCGCGCTTATCGGGTTTTGATAGAAGTCTTGAAGAAGCAGCTATGGATTTGGGCGCAAACAGAATCCGCGTTCTGACGGGGATAACTATTCCTGTAATTTTGCCAGGAATAATTTCTGGCGCAGCTTTGGCGTTTACTTTATCTATAGATGATTTTATAATAAGTTTTTTTACCACCGGTGCCTCGACCATAACATTTCCATTAAAAGTTATGGAATCTGTGCGTTCCGGCATACGCCCTGACGTTTATGCTTTATCAACGCTTATAATGCTTGCGACTTTTTCCGCAGTTATGATAACGCAGATATTGTCTTATGTAAAAAGCAAAAAAGAAAAACCCGCATACTGA
- a CDS encoding ABC transporter permease, whose protein sequence is MFKSNHEFRKKTIPLIMMISPVTAWLILLIAIPLIYIFIISFCGVNESHRIVFNFTFKNYAKLFNPDILGVYYNSFIIAAFTTVICILTAYPFAMIMSKTTPFRKTLMMTALLLPFWTNSLIRLYGWRTLLGKNGYINKFLLYAGIIDEPLEVMFTQSAVVLGMVYTLLPFMVLPILTVIDKVDKNLIEASKDLGAGIVQTFRYVLLPLTAPGIFAGSIMVFIPSLGYFFVADLMGGGNNQIIGNLISRQFKSAYNWPFGAALSIMLIAVTLILVKIYTKSGGKIDELGAV, encoded by the coding sequence ATGTTTAAATCTAACCATGAATTCCGCAAAAAAACCATTCCACTGATTATGATGATTTCTCCGGTAACAGCATGGCTTATTCTGCTTATAGCAATCCCTCTTATTTACATTTTCATAATAAGTTTTTGTGGCGTGAATGAAAGCCATCGGATAGTTTTCAATTTTACTTTTAAAAATTACGCTAAACTTTTTAATCCCGATATTTTGGGAGTATATTATAATTCGTTTATCATCGCGGCTTTTACGACGGTTATTTGTATTTTAACAGCTTACCCGTTTGCCATGATAATGTCTAAGACAACACCGTTTAGAAAAACGCTTATGATGACGGCTCTTCTGCTTCCTTTTTGGACAAATTCGCTTATAAGACTTTACGGCTGGCGCACGCTGCTCGGGAAAAACGGATATATAAATAAATTTCTTTTATATGCTGGAATTATAGATGAACCCTTAGAAGTAATGTTTACACAGTCGGCGGTTGTACTCGGGATGGTATATACGCTGCTTCCATTTATGGTTTTGCCGATTCTTACCGTCATAGACAAAGTCGATAAAAATCTTATAGAAGCTTCAAAAGATTTGGGTGCGGGTATTGTACAGACGTTCAGGTATGTTCTTCTTCCTCTGACAGCTCCGGGAATTTTTGCCGGCTCGATTATGGTATTTATTCCTTCTTTGGGATACTTTTTTGTAGCTGATTTAATGGGCGGTGGGAACAATCAGATAATAGGGAATCTTATTTCAAGACAGTTTAAATCTGCTTATAACTGGCCGTTTGGTGCAGCTCTGTCGATAATGCTGATAGCCGTAACGTTAATTTTAGTGAAAATATATACAAAATCTGGAGGAAAAATCGATGAACTTGGAGCGGTATGA